GCGAAAAACGGTTACCGCAACCATCATCGCCACCAGATGTGGAATCAAGTGTACAGCCGTGCCAAATCCCTCTTTCGCACCTTCCACAAAGGTGTCATAAATCGGAACTTTTCGCATATATGCGATGATCGGTATCGCGACAATGACAAAAGGCAATGCCCAATCGGAAATCGATTGTATAAAGGAAATCATCGCTTCGCCTTCTTTCTGCGGGCGCGTTTCCGAAAATAACGATCGAGAAAAATAGCCAAAATCGTCGCGACACATGTGGCGAGGATGGTCGATACAATGATCGATGCCGGTTCATGGGAACCGTATTGGACACGCAATCCCAAAACGGTTGCAGGTATCAGTGTAATACTGGCTGTATTGATTGCCAATAATGTGCACATCGCATCAGAAGCTTCGTCTTTATTGGGATTCAAATCTTGCAACTGTTTCATTGCTTTTAATCCGAGGGGTGTGGCTGCATTGCCAAGTCCGAGTATATTGGCGCTCATATTTGCCAAAATCGACCCCATCGCAGGGTGGTCGACCGGAACGGAAGGGTATAGAAAACGGGCAATGGGACGCAGCCATTTTGCCAATACTTCCACCAATCCGGCTTGCTCGGCAATTTTCATCATGCCAAGCCAGAAAACCAGAATGCTGAT
Above is a window of Fodinisporobacter ferrooxydans DNA encoding:
- a CDS encoding nucleoside recognition domain-containing protein, which codes for MMNVIWLVMLVSGVVVAGVQGNIDKVTTAVLHGARDGVDVCFGLISILVFWLGMMKIAEQAGLVEVLAKWLRPIARFLYPSVPVDHPAMGSILANMSANILGLGNAATPLGLKAMKQLQDLNPNKDEASDAMCTLLAINTASITLIPATVLGLRVQYGSHEPASIIVSTILATCVATILAIFLDRYFRKRARRKKAKR